From Streptococcus hyointestinalis, a single genomic window includes:
- a CDS encoding M20/M25/M40 family metallo-hydrolase — protein sequence MNKLTSNQLFSHYELLHRQAEPGFFEKKTKDYVRRVLCRINIKKIYEGKLGLIYQYIGREGRDNHYDLAFRSELDAVEINESTQVYYHGCGHDAHTSIQLELATYVAQNKPKLNILFIFQASEEKYGGAKEVCKFLKENKISISKIYALHVTSDLYSNYVSINKGDVLAAGLTCHLKLSLRDSGHVSHQRESAATLFAKLVLLSMKLNESDFRCKITNFFSNGSHNVSPTELSFNITFRGKTAEKCKLKQQIFLKQLNVDYQNEIIMNYPVLHNDARLYEWVYQNLSQSEVIKVLETPFLFSCDDFSFYGKELDAETCYFFIGAYNGGHAIHSKKFVTPKATLLRGLYVMTLLVEKENERING from the coding sequence ATGAATAAGCTTACTTCTAATCAGTTGTTTTCACACTATGAGTTGTTGCATCGTCAGGCTGAACCAGGCTTCTTTGAGAAAAAAACAAAAGATTATGTAAGGCGGGTTTTATGCAGAATTAATATCAAAAAAATTTATGAAGGGAAATTAGGGTTGATTTATCAGTATATAGGACGAGAAGGACGAGATAATCATTATGACCTAGCTTTTCGTTCTGAGTTGGATGCAGTAGAAATTAACGAGAGCACTCAAGTTTATTATCATGGGTGTGGTCATGACGCTCACACTAGTATTCAATTAGAGCTTGCAACATATGTAGCACAAAACAAACCGAAATTAAATATACTGTTCATTTTTCAAGCTAGTGAGGAGAAGTACGGTGGAGCAAAAGAAGTTTGTAAATTTTTGAAGGAAAATAAAATTTCAATATCAAAAATTTATGCTCTCCATGTCACCTCTGATTTGTACTCTAATTATGTATCAATTAATAAGGGTGATGTTCTAGCAGCAGGGTTAACATGTCATTTAAAACTCTCGTTAAGAGATAGTGGACATGTGAGTCATCAAAGAGAAAGTGCCGCAACTCTATTTGCTAAGTTAGTTTTATTATCAATGAAATTGAACGAATCAGATTTTCGTTGTAAAATTACAAATTTTTTTTCTAACGGGTCTCACAATGTATCTCCAACAGAACTATCTTTTAATATCACTTTTAGAGGAAAAACTGCTGAAAAGTGCAAGCTAAAACAGCAAATATTTTTGAAGCAGTTAAATGTTGATTATCAAAATGAAATCATTATGAACTATCCTGTACTACACAATGATGCAAGGCTCTATGAATGGGTCTATCAAAATTTATCTCAAAGTGAAGTTATAAAGGTGTTGGAAACACCGTTCTTATTTTCCTGTGATGATTTTTCATTTTATGGTAAGGAATTGGATGCTGAGACATGTTATTTCTTTATTGGTGCATATAATGGTGGTCACGCTATCCATTCAAAGAAATTTGTGACACCGAAAGCTACCTTGCTAAGAGGATTGTATGTAATGACGTTATTGGTGGAAAAGGAGAATGAACGAATCAATGGTTAA
- a CDS encoding ABC transporter permease, with the protein MISIVQQIKNSLQNKRFVIFTILFPVTFYIFFIKQLNYVNTEDNGMIALFSAMFGIAGSGLNTFSQKVSKEKGYFRIMDKISPYSYAHYMFDSVMAQTILNILILFFITLAGILVGSLKVTGSYLFIASLLLYFGFCYIVIGFLLGTIFNDETLASASMPIFFAFMMLNITPNIMNTMKMPDIIVTIQKFFPGFYYNEVLLNNTAEKFLQAFLVISLYIVIAGLVTIIVSKSLQVNRRQ; encoded by the coding sequence ATGATTTCAATTGTACAACAGATAAAAAATAGTCTACAAAATAAAAGATTTGTTATTTTTACTATTTTATTTCCAGTAACATTTTATATTTTTTTTATTAAACAACTGAACTACGTAAATACTGAGGATAATGGAATGATTGCTTTGTTCTCAGCTATGTTTGGCATTGCAGGAAGTGGTCTGAACACCTTTAGTCAAAAGGTTTCAAAGGAAAAGGGATACTTCCGTATTATGGATAAAATTTCCCCATATTCTTACGCACATTACATGTTTGATAGTGTAATGGCTCAAACGATTTTAAATATTTTGATTCTATTTTTTATAACCTTGGCTGGGATTTTAGTCGGGAGTTTAAAAGTAACGGGTTCCTATCTATTTATTGCTAGTTTATTACTCTATTTTGGTTTTTGTTATATAGTAATCGGTTTTCTACTGGGAACAATTTTTAATGACGAAACGCTAGCTTCTGCTTCTATGCCAATCTTCTTCGCTTTTATGATGTTGAATATTACACCGAATATCATGAATACAATGAAAATGCCAGATATCATCGTAACAATACAAAAATTTTTCCCTGGCTTTTATTATAATGAGGTACTTTTAAACAATACCGCTGAAAAGTTCTTACAAGCTTTTCTTGTAATTTCTCTGTATATTGTTATCGCTGGGCTTGTGACAATCATTGTAAGTAAATCTCTACAAGTAAATAGGAGACAATAA
- a CDS encoding ABC transporter ATP-binding protein, translated as MSLIEINNLIKNFGTKAVLKGVDLDLESGKVYTLLGKNGAGKTTFISILLKLIKQDGGHVATNLNIKKDIGVVFQEDYFPKDITVLDLIKLQASFFHKKVNIDEQLKNMGLEKEKNQKAGTLSGGQKRKLSILLAVLHNPKLLILDEPTAGMDYDSVEKFVQQIKKLKAEGKTILLITHDLYQIESFADYILLLNEGIFEENISVDDMFVEELYEFPREMIKNDVPKEKLFYTDDKSMVINPLCAQELIVTNEITNPENFKRRKQVVDIFKRISFIEGEK; from the coding sequence ATGAGTTTAATTGAAATTAATAATTTGATAAAAAATTTTGGAACAAAGGCTGTCTTAAAAGGTGTGGACTTAGATTTAGAATCAGGAAAAGTTTATACTCTACTTGGGAAAAATGGTGCAGGAAAGACAACTTTTATCAGTATTTTGCTCAAACTTATCAAGCAAGATGGGGGGCATGTAGCAACGAACCTAAATATCAAAAAAGATATTGGAGTTGTCTTTCAAGAAGATTATTTTCCAAAAGATATTACAGTTTTGGATTTAATTAAGCTACAGGCTTCTTTTTTCCATAAAAAAGTTAATATTGACGAACAACTGAAAAATATGGGATTGGAAAAGGAGAAAAATCAAAAAGCAGGGACGCTATCTGGTGGACAAAAACGGAAACTTTCCATTTTGTTGGCTGTATTACATAATCCTAAGTTATTGATTTTGGATGAGCCTACTGCAGGTATGGATTATGATAGCGTGGAAAAATTTGTACAGCAAATTAAGAAGTTAAAAGCTGAAGGTAAGACGATTCTTTTGATTACGCATGATTTGTATCAAATAGAGTCATTCGCCGACTACATATTGCTACTGAATGAAGGCATTTTTGAAGAAAACATCTCAGTAGATGATATGTTTGTAGAGGAGTTATATGAATTTCCAAGAGAAATGATAAAAAATGACGTTCCAAAAGAGAAATTATTTTATACAGATGATAAAAGTATGGTAATAAATCCCCTCTGCGCTCAAGAATTAATTGTAACGAATGAAATTACTAATCCAGAAAATTTCAAACGTCGTAAGCAAGTAGTTGATATTTTTAAACGTATTTCATTTATAGAAGGAGAAAAATAA
- a CDS encoding lantibiotic dehydratase, giving the protein MNESMVKNIYYRKTNFPNNEFSNIFQKGFFKILRTHQSKYSHLVEQLELTRETGIQELNLAIQDFPENKNKQQLLKFSHDFYNNRGDISNKYSKIASLIPQKLIVIFDSYFEYQRQIIEIEDKIEGLVHQQYLTEKQLIMEGLSKHPDFIQNTKMIDQSLYQKIEKLLKTNVEKHNKKQRQMDVFLYNYYARISTKTSPLGLLGTTGVHGREMFDLKKNIIMSVNSSIILKLFDRIYLNPKYQPKLTFKLNETLIYKDGKYYITVFNDIAGKSLYRNRQELVTLSENRSLNGILELFKSQQVLTGSALLKYLSQNAQEGYLPKLLENRVILPAEQINIVGNQSISQALLEKLKEISSELFSDEIAILKKVVDLENEMFSWTIYDQLIEEVHQIVQAYGIEGFNKSTYVSIDTVTSQNGIYLEEQVKVVKENQKIIEDLSKFISIFDISTRSKYLAYEMLKTNYGSEFIPKNAREVSKFLRDLAATLFQRDAYWMESFGYLGTSYDHQIDNQLLKLKKDIVQQLLVQDLGDGSVLVISHDLLKDSTAQLEKLVGQTHKSRGYFLQVSPENKIIFNHIYKGYGVYRRRFNHYLPKELDAYRLDGEIVDIPMTFGFNANIRESTDRTLYLPLGDLTLKSPKQLTWLDLGFRLSKSSKEIEVFEKTTGNIVYPHFLGSLITVALPSLVAVFNSITLNDSIYFDFGELLLRQKLEKKSEEKVILPRICFENTDLILSRKKWYFTCKELRVILDKDSSMGRKWLEVVGYFEKEGLPLSFFIKDFFESYNQDSELLKTKPLYINFESFLSFKAFVVFMKKKEKILIEETLPDCIYTETDTITELIVETDD; this is encoded by the coding sequence ATGAACGAATCAATGGTTAAAAATATATATTATAGAAAAACAAATTTTCCAAACAATGAATTTTCAAATATTTTCCAAAAAGGTTTTTTTAAAATATTGCGCACACATCAGTCTAAATACTCTCACTTAGTAGAACAATTAGAATTGACCCGCGAGACAGGAATTCAGGAATTAAATCTTGCAATTCAGGATTTTCCAGAAAATAAAAACAAACAGCAATTACTTAAATTTTCACATGATTTTTACAATAATCGTGGTGATATATCTAATAAATATAGTAAAATAGCTTCACTAATTCCACAAAAACTGATAGTTATATTTGATTCTTATTTTGAATATCAAAGACAAATTATAGAGATTGAAGACAAGATTGAAGGGTTGGTTCATCAACAGTATTTAACTGAGAAACAGTTAATTATGGAAGGCTTATCTAAACACCCTGATTTTATTCAAAATACAAAGATGATTGACCAAAGTCTCTATCAAAAAATTGAAAAACTACTTAAAACAAATGTTGAAAAGCATAATAAAAAACAACGTCAAATGGATGTTTTCTTGTATAATTACTATGCTCGTATATCTACTAAAACAAGCCCATTAGGTTTGTTGGGAACGACTGGTGTACACGGACGAGAAATGTTTGACCTAAAGAAAAATATTATTATGTCGGTGAATTCATCTATTATTTTGAAGTTGTTTGATCGGATTTATCTAAATCCGAAATATCAGCCAAAGTTAACATTTAAACTAAATGAGACTCTTATCTATAAAGACGGAAAGTATTATATTACGGTATTTAATGATATTGCAGGGAAAAGTCTTTATCGTAACCGTCAAGAATTGGTAACTCTTTCTGAAAATAGGAGCTTAAATGGAATTCTAGAACTGTTTAAGAGTCAACAAGTGTTAACAGGAAGTGCACTTCTGAAATATTTATCACAAAATGCTCAAGAGGGTTACCTTCCAAAATTGTTGGAAAATCGAGTAATACTTCCAGCAGAACAAATCAACATTGTCGGAAATCAAAGCATTTCACAAGCCTTGCTTGAAAAATTAAAAGAAATTTCCTCAGAATTATTCTCAGACGAGATTGCAATCCTTAAAAAAGTAGTTGACCTAGAAAATGAAATGTTTTCTTGGACTATCTATGATCAATTGATAGAAGAAGTTCACCAAATCGTTCAAGCTTATGGTATAGAAGGTTTTAATAAGTCTACCTATGTTTCAATTGATACGGTTACATCACAAAATGGCATCTATTTGGAAGAACAAGTCAAAGTAGTAAAAGAAAACCAGAAAATTATTGAGGACTTATCAAAATTTATTTCAATCTTTGATATTTCAACTCGCAGTAAATATTTAGCTTATGAAATGCTCAAGACGAATTATGGAAGTGAGTTTATTCCCAAAAATGCTAGAGAAGTAAGTAAATTTTTACGAGATTTGGCAGCAACACTTTTTCAAAGAGATGCTTATTGGATGGAATCTTTTGGATATTTAGGAACTTCCTACGATCATCAGATTGACAACCAGCTCTTGAAACTGAAGAAAGACATTGTGCAACAATTATTAGTACAAGATTTGGGAGATGGTTCGGTTCTTGTTATTTCGCATGATTTATTGAAAGATTCTACGGCGCAATTAGAAAAACTAGTAGGTCAGACTCATAAATCCCGTGGGTACTTTCTACAAGTGAGTCCAGAAAATAAAATTATTTTCAATCATATTTATAAAGGATATGGTGTTTATAGAAGAAGATTCAATCATTATCTTCCAAAAGAATTAGATGCTTATAGGCTAGATGGAGAGATTGTTGATATTCCAATGACATTTGGTTTTAATGCTAATATTCGGGAAAGTACTGATAGAACTTTGTATTTGCCATTAGGCGATTTGACTTTGAAAAGTCCTAAGCAGCTGACGTGGTTAGATTTAGGATTTAGACTTTCAAAAAGTTCAAAAGAGATTGAAGTATTTGAGAAGACAACAGGAAATATTGTTTATCCGCATTTTTTAGGTAGTTTAATTACTGTTGCTCTTCCTTCGTTAGTCGCAGTGTTCAACTCTATCACTCTTAATGACTCTATTTATTTTGACTTTGGAGAATTGTTATTAAGACAAAAATTGGAGAAAAAATCAGAAGAGAAGGTAATATTGCCTAGAATATGCTTTGAAAATACAGACTTGATTTTATCTAGAAAAAAGTGGTATTTCACTTGTAAGGAGTTACGTGTTATTCTTGATAAAGATAGTTCAATGGGAAGAAAATGGTTAGAGGTAGTAGGATATTTTGAAAAAGAAGGGCTACCGTTGTCTTTCTTTATCAAAGATTTTTTTGAAAGTTACAACCAAGACTCTGAATTATTAAAAACGAAACCACTATATATTAATTTTGAGTCTTTCTTGAGTTTTAAAGCTTTTGTAGTGTTTATGAAAAAGAAAGAAAAAATTTTAATTGAAGAAACCTTACCAGACTGTATTTATACAGAAACGGATACAATTACAGAATTGATTGTTGAAACAGATGATTAA